One part of the Enterococcus sp. DIV1094 genome encodes these proteins:
- a CDS encoding DUF2877 domain-containing protein — MSKKEIYLSEYLVPLQQFGKTGMIHSVFDRSFNLEINGQLINIACFHDYLSSFGINLPEERFQSLSPFVQIGNRVKISQDMLMIYSTQGVKKIALQPYQSVALNIFSLGIAKKQLLVLKKKLAKKHLQAKIGLPVDHRASTLFTNMAQSDKEWTPTEWQEVVSYLLGRGKGLTPSGDDILMAYQLVLGALSDPRGAALAVALGEVQTGTTAISQAYLTCAIKGYANSLVYGLFADLAQNKEEKIDEQLEKIMQIGHSSGKDLAFGIWLALQAIEGEESGEKHGSE, encoded by the coding sequence TTGAGTAAAAAAGAAATCTACCTGAGCGAGTATCTTGTCCCTCTTCAACAATTTGGAAAAACAGGTATGATCCACAGCGTATTCGATCGTTCGTTCAATCTTGAAATCAATGGACAATTGATTAACATTGCATGTTTTCACGATTATCTGTCCAGCTTTGGAATCAATCTTCCTGAGGAGCGATTCCAATCTCTTTCCCCGTTTGTTCAGATAGGAAATCGAGTGAAAATAAGTCAAGACATGTTGATGATCTACAGCACACAAGGTGTAAAAAAAATCGCGCTTCAACCGTATCAGTCGGTTGCGCTAAATATATTCTCACTAGGTATAGCCAAAAAGCAATTACTCGTGTTGAAAAAAAAGTTGGCGAAAAAACACTTGCAGGCAAAAATCGGTTTGCCAGTGGATCACCGTGCAAGTACCTTGTTTACCAATATGGCACAGTCAGATAAAGAGTGGACACCAACTGAGTGGCAAGAAGTCGTTAGCTATTTATTAGGAAGAGGGAAAGGCTTGACGCCTAGCGGTGATGACATATTGATGGCTTATCAGCTTGTTTTAGGGGCACTTTCAGATCCTAGAGGAGCAGCGTTAGCTGTTGCTCTAGGAGAAGTGCAAACGGGAACGACCGCTATTAGTCAAGCCTACTTGACCTGTGCAATAAAAGGATATGCTAACTCTTTAGTATATGGATTATTTGCAGATTTAGCACAAAATAAAGAAGAAAAAATAGATGAACAGTTGGAGAAAATCATGCAGATTGGACATTCTTCGGGAAAGGATCTGGCTTTTGGCATCTGGTTGGCGTTACAAGCAATCGAAGGAGAAGAAAGTGGGGAAAAACATGGAAGCGAGTAA
- a CDS encoding dicarboxylate/amino acid:cation symporter, translating into MKKNAMIIQISLALVFGILVGTFLPMSGPLLKPIGEVFLRLMQMTIPILILGQIVQALGSIDLKELASIGTRTLLIFGISSLLAALWGVLLAVLFAPGTGMEQTDRLSPIIEVQELSLQETFLQFVPDNIFDSLTQGSIIQIIVFAIFFGLALNHYTQKQPESQLFQLIIDFNEVIIKVINYVMRLAPIGIFALVSSSISQLGTQVILPMVKYLLVYTLATLLFLLVWLIIVSIYGRLHPLKLIINMKNISIMALATTSSAITLPIELEESQYKLGLSKRISHLVLPLGMSLNSNGSAMHMALTVITIAQMYQIDFKWTTMIYLAIMATFISLANAVVPGAGLVSLAIIVPQMGLPIESIAIFGGVEWLVGMLRTILNVNSDVYSAILVAKSVDEIDYEVFEQT; encoded by the coding sequence ATGAAAAAAAATGCCATGATTATTCAAATTAGTCTTGCGTTGGTTTTTGGTATTCTGGTTGGAACATTTCTGCCGATGAGTGGTCCTTTGTTAAAACCAATTGGGGAAGTATTTTTACGATTGATGCAAATGACGATTCCAATATTGATTCTTGGTCAAATCGTTCAAGCTTTAGGTAGCATTGATTTGAAAGAACTAGCAAGTATTGGCACCCGCACATTGCTCATCTTTGGTATCTCCTCTTTATTAGCAGCTTTATGGGGCGTGCTATTGGCTGTATTGTTTGCTCCTGGAACAGGGATGGAACAAACGGATCGTTTAAGCCCAATAATCGAGGTACAGGAGTTGTCACTGCAAGAAACTTTCCTCCAATTTGTACCTGACAATATTTTTGACTCTCTTACACAAGGTTCGATTATTCAAATCATCGTTTTTGCTATTTTTTTCGGACTGGCACTCAATCACTATACACAAAAACAGCCTGAATCGCAGTTGTTTCAACTAATTATTGATTTCAACGAAGTGATCATTAAAGTTATCAACTATGTGATGCGTCTTGCACCTATTGGAATATTTGCATTAGTGAGTAGTAGTATCAGCCAACTAGGAACGCAAGTCATTTTGCCAATGGTGAAATATCTATTAGTCTACACATTAGCCACACTATTGTTTTTATTAGTATGGTTAATCATTGTCAGTATTTACGGTCGATTACATCCATTAAAACTGATAATAAATATGAAGAATATATCGATCATGGCCCTTGCAACGACTTCTTCAGCAATCACTTTACCCATCGAACTGGAAGAATCGCAATATAAATTAGGTTTGAGTAAGCGAATCAGCCACTTAGTCTTGCCATTAGGGATGTCACTGAATAGTAACGGGTCAGCAATGCACATGGCGCTCACCGTAATAACGATTGCCCAGATGTACCAAATCGATTTCAAATGGACGACCATGATCTATCTTGCAATCATGGCCACTTTTATTTCCTTAGCCAATGCGGTAGTTCCTGGCGCAGGATTAGTTTCTTTAGCCATTATTGTCCCACAAATGGGTTTACCCATCGAAAGTATTGCTATTTTTGGTGGCGTCGAATGGCTAGTAGGGATGCTGCGGACAATCTTGAATGTCAATTCTGACGTCTATTCCGCAATCTTAGTGGCGAAATCAGTGGATGAAATTGATTATGAGGTTTTTGAACAGACATGA
- a CDS encoding 2-dehydropantoate 2-reductase: MKIAIAGAGAMGSRFGLMLQKGGNDVTLIDGWKDHVEAIKENGLKANFNGEDIVVDIPVVLQSEINDAEKVDLIVLFTKAMQLEKMLEDIRPMIKDDTKVLCLLNGIDHEDIIEKFVPMKNIFIGNTMWTAGLEGPGRVKLFGSGSVELQNLGDGQEDAAKALADTLAESGLNAKYSSNIHYSIYRKACVNGTMNGLCTILDVNMAGLGSTSTAHEMVVAIVNEFGQVAKAENIDLDVEEAVAHCETCFDPETIGMHFPSMHQDLIKNNRLTEIDYINGAISRKGKKYGIATPYCDFLTALVHAKEQILKAK; the protein is encoded by the coding sequence ATGAAGATAGCAATTGCTGGAGCAGGTGCAATGGGGAGTCGTTTTGGACTCATGTTGCAAAAAGGTGGAAATGATGTAACGTTGATCGATGGGTGGAAAGACCACGTAGAAGCGATCAAAGAGAACGGATTGAAAGCAAACTTTAACGGAGAAGACATCGTTGTTGATATTCCAGTTGTCCTTCAATCAGAAATCAATGATGCAGAAAAAGTTGATTTGATCGTCTTATTCACTAAAGCAATGCAATTAGAAAAAATGCTGGAAGATATTCGCCCAATGATCAAAGACGATACAAAAGTTCTTTGTTTATTGAACGGGATCGACCATGAAGATATTATTGAGAAATTTGTACCAATGAAAAATATTTTCATCGGGAATACGATGTGGACAGCAGGCTTAGAAGGTCCTGGTCGCGTGAAATTATTCGGTAGTGGTTCAGTAGAACTACAAAACTTAGGAGATGGACAAGAAGACGCTGCGAAAGCATTGGCTGATACGTTAGCTGAATCTGGGTTGAATGCGAAGTATTCAAGCAATATCCATTACTCGATTTACCGTAAAGCATGTGTCAACGGAACGATGAATGGCTTGTGTACGATTTTAGACGTCAATATGGCGGGACTTGGCAGCACTTCTACCGCTCATGAGATGGTTGTTGCAATCGTAAACGAATTCGGTCAAGTAGCTAAAGCAGAAAATATTGATCTAGATGTGGAAGAAGCAGTCGCACATTGCGAAACTTGTTTTGATCCTGAAACAATTGGTATGCATTTCCCATCCATGCACCAAGACTTGATCAAAAACAATCGTTTAACAGAAATCGATTATATTAATGGAGCAATTTCTCGTAAAGGGAAAAAATATGGAATTGCCACTCCTTATTGTGACTTCTTAACAGCGCTCGTTCATGCAAAAGAGCAGATTTTAAAGGCGAAATAG
- a CDS encoding PTS sugar transporter subunit IIC gives METTNKLTPKIFLNKVLAGTATGIIVGLIPNAVLGAILKYFSDYPVAVTISQLAVIFQLATPLIIGALIGLQFGLNPMQMMVVSGAAFVGSGVVRFMPDLGEAGVYVGSGTGDIINTMITASIAVGMILLIGTAFGSVAIVLTPIVVGVGAGLIGFYLFPFVTSITSAIGEGINNFTTLQPILMSILIGCSFAFLIISPISTVAIGLAIQLNGVSAGAAAMGVAATTFVLIVNSWRVNKSGVTIAIALGAMKMMMPNLFRKPIILVPCLISAVITAIPVAVFEVSGTPASAGFGIVGLVGPLASLDAGLNIVMVLVCWLVIPVAAALFTQFLCEKVLKLYDREEVFKFLG, from the coding sequence ATGGAAACGACAAACAAATTAACCCCAAAAATTTTCTTGAATAAAGTATTAGCCGGAACAGCAACTGGAATCATCGTAGGGTTGATCCCGAATGCTGTACTTGGAGCAATTTTAAAGTATTTTAGTGATTATCCTGTTGCAGTAACAATTTCACAACTTGCTGTGATTTTCCAATTAGCGACTCCTTTGATTATCGGCGCATTGATCGGTTTACAATTTGGATTGAACCCGATGCAAATGATGGTTGTGTCAGGAGCAGCGTTTGTCGGATCAGGTGTTGTACGCTTTATGCCTGATCTTGGCGAAGCTGGCGTGTATGTCGGCTCTGGAACTGGTGATATCATCAATACGATGATCACTGCTTCGATCGCTGTTGGGATGATCTTATTGATCGGAACGGCCTTTGGTTCAGTAGCAATCGTCTTAACACCGATCGTCGTTGGTGTAGGTGCAGGTCTGATTGGTTTCTATTTATTCCCGTTTGTGACATCTATCACATCAGCGATTGGTGAAGGAATCAACAACTTTACGACATTACAACCTATTTTGATGTCAATTTTGATCGGTTGTTCATTTGCTTTCTTGATTATTTCACCAATTTCTACCGTGGCGATCGGATTGGCGATCCAATTGAATGGCGTTTCTGCCGGAGCAGCAGCGATGGGTGTTGCTGCAACAACATTTGTCTTGATTGTTAATTCTTGGCGTGTCAACAAATCAGGCGTGACGATCGCTATTGCGTTAGGTGCAATGAAAATGATGATGCCTAACTTGTTCCGCAAACCGATCATTTTAGTACCATGTCTGATCAGTGCGGTCATTACTGCAATCCCTGTAGCAGTGTTTGAAGTTTCAGGAACACCTGCTTCAGCTGGATTTGGTATAGTTGGCTTGGTAGGACCATTAGCTTCTTTAGATGCTGGATTGAATATCGTGATGGTACTTGTGTGCTGGTTAGTTATACCAGTAGCAGCTGCATTATTCACACAATTTTTATGTGAAAAAGTCTTGAAACTTTATGACCGTGAAGAAGTCTTTAAGTTCTTAGGATAA
- a CDS encoding PucR family transcriptional regulator has product MKLGELLSLGELKKGKILTNEIGLDNEVETAMVLEAIDIENWSKRNQLILTSFYALNDLAEKELEDFFIKMCQIGISGLVLKTDRFIKVIPEWFIKLCFKYEIPLIKISQEISYEKILLTIYEPLLNAHARTLRTYYEARQRFNRLEKQFSSLETIMQEFYQIIKLPFSLKLLDKEIEISDGPIPTNAIVLSREILLQTDFMKNDYSLLTLYSQTDSRKYYALEITIFNNYSLNCLLLVYLNDQQVKETDLVIIENAIDALQEKFNTESLLKKERYTRLNNLADAILQNTPRNPEELDSLLQEAHMQSKDSYQTIVFSTKEIPIQLMKNRILTLLRTLKKEAIFFDQHQYSAVLYNFDQTEGSITKSQLAHLMTEILAENEQVTFAISQSKPRQEIKELLIECLDILKFNTSFYNGPIVISEDIGIFKHFIRENKLATLQEAIPARLEQLAQTDHDLFETFYCFLQHNRNYKQTAEAMFLHAKTIRYRLQKISDYLSIDLTNPLQMVNHEIGAYIIKMRRQANERNQTIT; this is encoded by the coding sequence ATGAAATTAGGGGAGTTATTGTCGCTAGGGGAGCTGAAAAAAGGTAAGATCCTAACTAATGAGATTGGGTTGGATAATGAAGTTGAGACAGCGATGGTCTTGGAAGCCATTGACATCGAAAATTGGAGTAAACGAAATCAACTGATACTAACCTCGTTTTATGCATTGAATGACTTGGCAGAAAAAGAACTAGAAGATTTTTTTATCAAGATGTGTCAAATCGGAATCAGTGGACTTGTCTTAAAAACAGATCGGTTCATTAAAGTGATTCCCGAATGGTTTATTAAGTTGTGCTTCAAATATGAAATCCCCTTGATCAAGATCAGTCAAGAAATCAGCTATGAAAAAATCCTATTAACGATTTATGAACCCTTACTCAATGCACATGCCCGTACTTTGCGAACTTATTATGAAGCAAGGCAGAGATTCAATCGCTTAGAAAAACAGTTTTCTTCTTTAGAAACAATCATGCAAGAGTTTTATCAAATCATCAAACTTCCTTTTTCCTTAAAATTACTTGATAAAGAAATCGAAATCAGTGACGGTCCGATTCCTACGAATGCGATCGTACTCTCAAGGGAGATTCTTCTACAGACAGATTTCATGAAAAATGATTACTCTTTACTAACACTTTATTCTCAAACAGACTCGCGGAAATATTACGCATTAGAGATCACTATCTTCAATAACTATTCTCTCAACTGTTTGTTGCTTGTTTATCTAAACGATCAGCAAGTCAAAGAAACTGACTTAGTCATCATCGAAAATGCCATTGATGCATTACAAGAAAAATTCAATACAGAAAGTTTATTGAAGAAAGAGCGTTATACACGACTAAATAATTTGGCTGATGCCATCTTACAGAATACCCCACGCAATCCCGAAGAACTCGATAGCTTGTTGCAAGAAGCGCATATGCAGTCAAAAGATTCCTATCAAACAATTGTTTTTTCAACAAAAGAAATACCAATACAGTTGATGAAAAATCGCATCCTTACACTGTTGCGGACATTGAAAAAAGAAGCAATCTTTTTTGACCAACACCAGTATTCTGCTGTTTTATATAACTTTGATCAAACGGAAGGATCAATCACTAAAAGTCAGCTTGCACATCTAATGACAGAGATTCTTGCAGAAAATGAACAAGTAACATTTGCCATCAGCCAATCAAAGCCACGACAAGAAATCAAGGAATTGTTAATTGAGTGTTTGGATATTTTGAAATTCAACACCTCCTTCTACAACGGACCAATCGTGATATCCGAAGATATTGGTATATTCAAACATTTTATTCGAGAAAACAAGCTAGCGACATTGCAAGAAGCAATCCCTGCGAGATTAGAGCAACTAGCCCAAACAGACCACGACTTATTTGAAACTTTTTATTGTTTTTTACAACACAATCGTAACTACAAACAAACAGCAGAAGCCATGTTTTTACA
- the arcC gene encoding carbamate kinase, with amino-acid sequence MSLNVIALGGNAILETDPTDKGQKAVVEQAAEAIAAFVEQGEQVILCHGNGPQVGNLLLQQQAAVSEKNPPMDLDTCVAMTQGSIGYWLQQALTNAFIHRGIKQPVVSIVTQVQVDPNDPSFRKPTKPIGPFYTEEEAKKAVQQDGGKFVEDAGRGYRKVVASPQPQKIVEKEALQALVAANVVTICAGGGGIPVINESGNYQGVEAVNDKDFSAALLADTIGADRLIILTGVDSIYINYGKPEEQALQMITPEEAKEYVKAGHFAAGSMLPKVEAAIRFVEKDVRCQAIITSIAQLNHLTEGVGTVIQQTR; translated from the coding sequence ATGAGTTTAAATGTGATTGCTTTGGGTGGAAATGCTATTTTGGAAACAGATCCCACCGATAAAGGACAAAAAGCAGTAGTGGAACAGGCGGCGGAAGCCATTGCGGCTTTCGTTGAACAAGGGGAACAAGTCATCCTTTGTCATGGCAATGGCCCGCAAGTTGGAAATTTATTGTTGCAACAACAAGCAGCAGTAAGCGAAAAAAATCCTCCGATGGATTTGGATACATGTGTAGCGATGACGCAAGGAAGTATTGGCTATTGGCTGCAACAAGCATTGACCAACGCTTTTATACATCGTGGAATCAAACAACCGGTCGTCTCGATTGTGACACAAGTGCAAGTCGATCCAAACGATCCCTCGTTTCGGAAGCCAACAAAACCAATTGGTCCATTTTATACAGAAGAGGAGGCAAAAAAAGCGGTACAACAGGATGGTGGGAAATTCGTTGAAGACGCAGGACGTGGCTATCGTAAAGTCGTCGCTTCTCCCCAACCCCAAAAAATCGTTGAAAAAGAAGCCCTACAAGCTTTGGTGGCAGCCAATGTTGTGACGATTTGTGCAGGTGGCGGTGGGATTCCGGTGATCAATGAATCGGGAAATTATCAAGGTGTTGAAGCAGTCAATGATAAAGACTTTTCAGCTGCCTTATTAGCAGACACTATTGGTGCTGATCGTTTGATTATTTTGACAGGTGTTGATTCTATCTATATCAACTATGGGAAACCGGAAGAACAAGCCCTACAGATGATAACCCCGGAAGAAGCAAAAGAATATGTGAAGGCGGGGCATTTTGCCGCTGGAAGTATGTTGCCGAAAGTAGAGGCAGCAATTCGTTTTGTTGAAAAAGATGTGAGGTGCCAAGCGATCATCACTTCTATTGCACAATTGAACCATCTGACTGAAGGCGTGGGGACAGTGATTCAACAAACGAGGTAA
- a CDS encoding MFS transporter encodes MEASKQKQVVRVSNTYWIKVVAIFFIGWVLMYATRTIFNPIMGVVGEEFGLSNTQLGLANSIFFLTYAIAQIPFGIIGDKIGRKLVITVGFLLLAVATYFTGLATTFILFLVIRAIAGIGQGAYYGPQFALSTEAIPKSKRTIGNAIINSGMAFGTSGGYLLSSKLVLENGDDWSRPFYLMAIPTLIVGILFYVLLKEKVIRPGEEAEVEEGPKEKISLKQIFTNRNLVAAFILCFTSIYANFVILTWLPQFLIAERGFTGASVGFISSLVPWASIPGALLFARINDKTGATKKLVFLLVPLAIVSVFAIAFVTDRTLLITVLILYGLTGKLALDPIMVTFVTKHAPRAALGTTLSAYNFIGMSGSILAPYVTGYLADTSGSMQVGFYLSCVLLIIGLILFAILAKEEHKQTIE; translated from the coding sequence ATGGAAGCGAGTAAACAGAAACAAGTAGTAAGGGTCAGCAATACTTATTGGATCAAAGTAGTGGCAATCTTTTTTATTGGTTGGGTTTTGATGTATGCTACGCGGACGATATTCAACCCGATCATGGGTGTAGTAGGCGAAGAATTTGGTTTAAGCAATACACAATTAGGATTAGCAAATAGTATTTTCTTTCTGACCTATGCGATTGCCCAGATTCCTTTTGGGATCATTGGCGACAAAATCGGTAGAAAATTAGTGATCACGGTAGGTTTTCTGCTTTTAGCAGTAGCCACTTATTTCACTGGATTAGCCACAACTTTTATTCTATTTTTAGTCATTCGCGCGATCGCTGGGATTGGTCAAGGTGCCTATTATGGCCCACAGTTTGCGTTATCAACCGAAGCAATCCCAAAAAGTAAACGAACGATCGGGAATGCTATCATCAACAGCGGTATGGCATTTGGAACATCAGGTGGCTATCTTCTATCAAGTAAATTAGTCTTGGAAAATGGGGATGATTGGAGTCGCCCTTTCTACCTTATGGCGATTCCCACATTGATTGTCGGGATTTTATTCTATGTGTTACTGAAAGAAAAAGTGATCCGTCCGGGTGAAGAAGCAGAAGTGGAAGAAGGGCCAAAAGAAAAGATTTCCTTAAAGCAGATTTTTACGAATCGCAATTTGGTTGCAGCCTTTATTTTATGTTTTACCAGCATTTATGCTAATTTTGTGATACTTACTTGGCTGCCGCAGTTTTTGATTGCAGAACGTGGATTTACTGGAGCGAGTGTCGGCTTTATCTCCTCTTTAGTACCTTGGGCATCGATTCCAGGAGCCTTACTCTTTGCACGAATCAATGATAAAACAGGGGCAACGAAAAAATTGGTCTTTCTTCTGGTGCCATTAGCAATCGTTTCGGTTTTTGCCATTGCTTTTGTCACTGATCGAACGTTATTGATCACGGTGTTGATCCTTTATGGATTAACTGGGAAGTTGGCGCTTGACCCGATCATGGTGACATTTGTTACAAAACATGCACCAAGAGCAGCATTAGGGACGACGTTAAGTGCATATAATTTTATCGGGATGTCAGGTTCGATTTTGGCTCCTTACGTTACTGGTTATTTAGCAGATACTTCAGGATCGATGCAAGTTGGTTTTTACCTTTCTTGTGTCTTGTTGATTATCGGTTTGATTCTCTTTGCAATATTGGCAAAAGAAGAGCACAAACAAACGATAGAATAA
- the fdrA gene encoding DUF1116 domain-containing protein: MLETVVLPNNYQDSINLMLLTNQINSLEEVNMSQIMMGTDANKDILNNTSLLTEKAKTASANDLMIVVESEDKAIMEKVLPMIDDFLADLSAKETAQTKKSVTTWKEALEELPDANVALFSIPGEYGASEMERALKNNLHVFSFTDNIAIEDEVRLKKLAHEKGLLMMGPDCGTGILSSIPIAFTNVVAPGNIGVVGASGTGIQEVTTIIDRLGGGVVHAIGTGGRDLSDHVGAITMKDAIIALEKHEPTDVICVISKPPAKEVRDEVVQLLQSISKPVVAIFLGEKPTNHEGKVYLAHTLEEAAHISVDLANEATVKKNYFEPMEKPDTVTLAESKVVKGLYSGGTLAAEAGMLISEALDLGGLVKADGFILKSQGYEVIDLGDDRYTQGKPHPMIDPEVRIHKIEEYAKQEETGVILFDVVLGYGAHEDMVGALLPAIKAAQSQAEMAGRELYFVATVCGTKNDPQDYQKSVDRLKEAGVFVAESNEKAVQLALLLKGITLSEEDKEVIPYKGETVTVPQPSERVMELLTTKPRVINIGLKSFTESIDTYGGQTVQMDWRPRASGNKKMIKILDALEEYQDNIEEENQKVTEKIKNAQPFLTDVVPAKTVIPELNDPKQKTLLHAGPPISWAEMTGPMRGACLGAALFERWAETEEEAMALFEANEVRFMPCHHVQAVGPMGGITSGEMPVFIVKNRKEGNQAYCILNEGIGKVLRFGAYSQEVVDRLDWIKDVLGPTISQALALTEEGLNLNVLIARSITMGDEFHQRNIAASLNFLKEIAPLIIKTEIAEEQKYEVIKFLADTDQFFLNIMMATGKAIVDGARKGTKGTIVTTMTRNGVDFGVRIAETGDTWHCAPVNTPKGLYFTGFNEEDGNPDIGDSAITETVGVGGMAMVAAPGVTRFVGAGGFEDALATSNEMAKICEGHNPTFSIPTWDFQGTCLGIDIRKVVETGITPVINTGIAHKNPGVGQIGAGTVRAPLACFEKALEAYAKELGINVE; the protein is encoded by the coding sequence ATGTTAGAAACGGTTGTTTTACCAAATAATTATCAAGATTCCATCAACTTGATGCTATTGACCAATCAAATCAATTCTCTTGAAGAAGTCAATATGAGTCAGATCATGATGGGAACAGATGCCAATAAAGATATTTTGAATAACACGTCACTCCTAACCGAAAAAGCCAAGACTGCTTCTGCAAACGATCTGATGATCGTTGTAGAGAGTGAAGATAAGGCGATTATGGAGAAGGTACTGCCGATGATCGATGATTTTTTAGCGGATCTATCGGCAAAAGAAACGGCACAAACGAAAAAGTCAGTAACGACTTGGAAAGAAGCACTAGAAGAATTGCCAGATGCTAATGTAGCTTTGTTTAGTATTCCAGGAGAATACGGCGCATCAGAAATGGAACGTGCGCTGAAAAACAATCTACATGTATTTTCCTTTACGGATAATATCGCAATCGAGGATGAAGTACGTCTAAAAAAATTAGCCCACGAAAAAGGTTTGCTGATGATGGGACCGGATTGCGGGACAGGAATTTTATCCAGTATTCCGATTGCATTTACAAATGTTGTAGCACCAGGGAATATTGGTGTGGTTGGTGCATCTGGTACAGGAATCCAAGAAGTGACGACGATCATTGATCGCCTTGGTGGCGGCGTGGTCCATGCCATTGGTACAGGCGGTCGAGATCTTAGTGATCATGTAGGGGCAATCACCATGAAAGATGCCATCATCGCACTTGAAAAGCATGAACCTACAGATGTGATTTGTGTGATCTCTAAGCCACCTGCAAAAGAAGTACGAGATGAAGTCGTGCAATTGTTACAAAGTATTTCGAAGCCGGTCGTCGCTATTTTCTTAGGAGAAAAACCAACGAATCACGAAGGAAAGGTTTATCTCGCGCATACATTAGAGGAAGCCGCACATATTTCCGTTGATCTAGCAAATGAAGCAACAGTGAAAAAGAATTATTTTGAACCAATGGAAAAGCCAGACACTGTCACACTTGCTGAAAGTAAAGTTGTTAAAGGCTTGTATTCAGGTGGGACACTTGCTGCTGAAGCAGGAATGTTGATTTCTGAAGCATTAGATTTGGGTGGGTTGGTCAAAGCGGATGGGTTCATCCTAAAATCTCAAGGATACGAAGTGATCGATTTAGGGGATGATCGTTATACGCAAGGTAAACCACATCCAATGATTGATCCGGAAGTCCGTATCCATAAAATCGAAGAGTATGCCAAGCAAGAAGAAACTGGTGTGATTTTGTTTGATGTTGTTTTAGGGTATGGTGCCCATGAGGATATGGTTGGTGCATTGTTGCCAGCGATTAAGGCTGCGCAGTCACAAGCAGAAATGGCAGGGCGTGAACTTTATTTTGTAGCGACCGTGTGTGGAACGAAGAATGATCCACAAGACTATCAAAAATCGGTCGATCGTCTGAAAGAGGCGGGAGTTTTTGTTGCAGAAAGCAATGAAAAAGCTGTTCAATTGGCGCTGTTGTTGAAAGGAATCACTTTGTCGGAAGAGGATAAAGAGGTTATTCCATACAAAGGGGAGACAGTAACTGTTCCTCAGCCAAGTGAACGTGTGATGGAATTATTGACGACGAAACCACGTGTTATCAACATTGGTTTGAAAAGTTTCACTGAATCGATTGATACTTACGGTGGACAAACTGTCCAGATGGATTGGCGTCCTCGTGCGAGTGGAAATAAGAAAATGATCAAAATCTTGGATGCATTAGAAGAATATCAAGACAACATTGAAGAAGAGAATCAGAAAGTGACAGAGAAAATCAAGAATGCACAGCCATTTCTGACGGATGTAGTTCCTGCAAAAACTGTGATACCAGAATTAAATGATCCGAAGCAAAAAACACTTTTACATGCAGGTCCGCCAATCTCATGGGCTGAAATGACCGGTCCGATGCGTGGCGCGTGTCTAGGAGCGGCATTATTCGAACGGTGGGCAGAGACGGAAGAAGAGGCAATGGCACTTTTTGAAGCAAATGAAGTCCGTTTTATGCCTTGCCATCATGTGCAAGCAGTTGGGCCAATGGGAGGGATCACTTCGGGTGAGATGCCTGTCTTTATTGTTAAGAATCGTAAAGAAGGGAATCAAGCATACTGTATTTTGAATGAAGGCATAGGGAAAGTCTTACGTTTTGGTGCGTATTCACAAGAAGTCGTTGATCGTTTGGATTGGATCAAAGATGTCTTAGGTCCAACAATCAGTCAAGCCTTGGCATTAACAGAGGAGGGATTGAATCTGAATGTTTTGATTGCCCGTTCGATTACAATGGGCGATGAGTTTCATCAAAGAAACATTGCGGCCTCACTGAATTTCTTAAAAGAAATCGCCCCACTAATCATTAAAACGGAGATTGCAGAAGAACAAAAGTATGAAGTAATCAAGTTCTTAGCAGATACCGATCAGTTCTTCTTGAATATCATGATGGCAACTGGTAAAGCAATCGTTGATGGTGCGCGTAAAGGGACTAAAGGTACGATCGTCACTACGATGACACGTAATGGTGTTGACTTCGGTGTTCGAATCGCAGAAACAGGCGATACATGGCATTGTGCGCCAGTAAATACACCTAAGGGATTGTATTTTACAGGTTTTAATGAAGAAGACGGTAACCCAGATATTGGCGACAGTGCCATCACAGAAACGGTTGGTGTAGGTGGCATGGCTATGGTGGCAGCTCCTGGAGTAACACGCTTTGTTGGCGCAGGTGGCTTTGAAGACGCATTAGCAACATCGAATGAAATGGCCAAAATCTGTGAAGGGCATAACCCAACTTTTTCCATACCGACTTGGGATTTCCAAGGCACTTGTTTAGGGATCGATATACGAAAAGTTGTCGAAACAGGAATCACGCCGGTCATAAACACTGGCATTGCACATAAAAATCCTGGGGTAGGTCAAATTGGTGCGGGGACAGTTCGAGCGCCATTGGCATGTTTCGAGAAAGCACTAGAAGCCTATGCGAAAGAACTAGGAATCAATGTTGAGTAA